Genomic window (Mesorhizobium sp. M4B.F.Ca.ET.058.02.1.1):
GTCGACGCCGGTCGTTTATTACAATGCCGATCTCGTGAAGCAGGCGGGCGGCGACCCCGACAAGGTTCCGACCGATTGGGACAGCTTCGTCGCACTGGCCGGCAAGGTCGGTGCGCTCGGCAATGGAACGTCCGGCATGTATTACCAGCTCGGCTCGGACGACTGGGCCACGCAGAACCTGGTACGCAACTTCGGCGGCCAGATGATGAACGACAAGGAGAGCGACATCGCTTTTGACGGTCCTGCAGGCCAGGCTGCCGTCAAGCTGTTCAAGCGGTTCCACACCGACGGCGCTCAGCCGGCGATCGACTCCCATGCCGCCCGGCAGCTCTTCACCTCTGGCAAGCTCGGCTTCTTCTTCGCCTCTGCCGGCAGTGTGAGCGGTTTCGAAGGTGAAATTGGAGATCGGTTCAAGCTCCGCACAGCCAAGCAGCCGCTCGGCGCTGAAGATGCGACGATGCCGACGGGCGGCATGGTTGCGATAATCCTTACCGACGATCCCGCCAAGCGCGCCGCCGCCTGGGACTACGTCAAGTTCACCACAAGTCCTGAAGGCCAGAGCATTGTCGTGCCGAATACTGGTTATATGCCGACCAACACGCTTGCCCTCGACAAGGATCATCTCGCCGGCTTCTACGATAAGCACCCGAACTGGTACACCAGCGTGCTTCAGACGCCCCGCGCCCGCCCGTGGTTCTCCTGGCCTGGTGATAACGGCGTGCAGATCGGGGAGGTCCTCCGCGACGAGATGACGGCTATTGCGCTTGGATCCAAGGAACCGGAAGCCGCTCTCGCAGACATGGTGTCCGAGGTTCGCGCACTCCTGCCGAAAACGAACTGATCGCCTCGTCCGAGACGCTGCACGCTCCTGTGCGGCATCCCTCCCTTTTTCGGGATTATCCATGAAACTCATTCATCTGACCGACCCCCATCTTGTGCCGTTAGGCGCCATGCTCTTCGGCTTCGATCCTGCCCAACGGCTTCGCAAGACCATTGAGCGCATCAACCGCGATCACGCCGACGCCGAGCTTTGCGTCGTGACTGGCGATCTCACTGACAAGGGAGATTTCGCTTCCTATGTCCTACTTCGCGAGGTGCTGCAGGAACTGCGCGTGCCCGCCCGCCTTCTGCTCGGCAATCACGACAGCCGCGAGAATTTTGTTCGGGCGTTTCCTGGAGAGCCGCGCGATGAGAACGGCTTTATCCAGTCGGTTCACGACGGATCTGCCGGGCGCCTCATTTTTCTCGACACATTGGTGGAAGGTTTCGGTCATGGCTCCTTGGACGATGGTCGGCTCGAGTGGCTGCTGGCCCGGGTGGCCGAGGCGTCGGATGTGCGGGCCTACCTCTTCGTCCATCATCCGCTGCAGCCGATCGGCCTGCCGCATTTCGAACCCTGGAGCACCGAGAATTGGCGCCCGATCATGCAGGCGATTGTCAGCGCCGGCAATGTGCGGCACATTTTCCACGGCCATGTGCATGTCGATGTTGGCGGCACCTGGAGCGGCATCCCTTTCAGTGCAAACCGCGGCGTGGCGCATCAGATCATTCCACATTTCACGCGGAGAGACGCGGACTTCGTCGAGGATGCGTCCGCTTTTGACATCGCGATAATCGACGTTGATGGGGTCCTGGTGCA
Coding sequences:
- a CDS encoding ABC transporter substrate-binding protein, which codes for MKTVAMILAAGVAAAAMPAQAETKLNVYYAWPEHEVIHKPIADRFMADHPEIKISFRAAAPSYDEAVQTLIRQSMAGELPDVHYVGFNVLRPLVTRGLVKPIDDLVAADHLADKGYTEQILSLARIEGHLYGLPFAMSTPVVYYNADLVKQAGGDPDKVPTDWDSFVALAGKVGALGNGTSGMYYQLGSDDWATQNLVRNFGGQMMNDKESDIAFDGPAGQAAVKLFKRFHTDGAQPAIDSHAARQLFTSGKLGFFFASAGSVSGFEGEIGDRFKLRTAKQPLGAEDATMPTGGMVAIILTDDPAKRAAAWDYVKFTTSPEGQSIVVPNTGYMPTNTLALDKDHLAGFYDKHPNWYTSVLQTPRARPWFSWPGDNGVQIGEVLRDEMTAIALGSKEPEAALADMVSEVRALLPKTN
- a CDS encoding phosphodiesterase, producing the protein MKLIHLTDPHLVPLGAMLFGFDPAQRLRKTIERINRDHADAELCVVTGDLTDKGDFASYVLLREVLQELRVPARLLLGNHDSRENFVRAFPGEPRDENGFIQSVHDGSAGRLIFLDTLVEGFGHGSLDDGRLEWLLARVAEASDVRAYLFVHHPLQPIGLPHFEPWSTENWRPIMQAIVSAGNVRHIFHGHVHVDVGGTWSGIPFSANRGVAHQIIPHFTRRDADFVEDASAFDIAIIDVDGVLVHRFEVSDRHVVEVSAEGWVPEGMQ